The Nitrospira sp. genome window below encodes:
- the gap gene encoding type I glyceraldehyde-3-phosphate dehydrogenase: MAIRIGINGFGRIGRNVFRASMGDPELDIVAINDLTDAKTLAYLLKYDSVHGTLNVTVEAKDDHILVDGKPIKVLAKKDPKELPWKDLNVDVVIESTGRFTDRDSAGKHLSAGAKQVIISAPSADPDVTIVLGVNDNDFKPASHHIISNASCTTNCLAPVAKVLLENFGIKHGVMTTIHSYTNDQQLLDLPHKDLRRARAAGMSMIPTSTGAAKALHLVLPQLKGKLDGLAIRVPTPNVSLVDLTVEAEKDCTIAEVNAAFKKAAEGPLKNILHYSEDPIVSIDQKGDPHSATLDAPLTNVIDKRMIKVTAWYDNEWGYSCRVRDLIKALAVKAKG, translated from the coding sequence ATGGCTATTCGCATCGGCATCAATGGATTCGGACGTATCGGACGCAACGTGTTTCGGGCCTCGATGGGAGACCCCGAACTGGATATTGTCGCCATCAACGACCTCACGGACGCCAAGACCTTGGCCTATCTGCTCAAGTACGACTCCGTGCATGGCACGCTCAATGTCACGGTGGAAGCGAAGGACGATCATATTCTCGTCGATGGGAAGCCCATCAAGGTCCTGGCCAAGAAGGATCCGAAAGAGCTCCCCTGGAAAGACTTGAACGTGGATGTCGTCATCGAGTCCACCGGCCGCTTCACAGATCGCGACAGTGCCGGCAAACACCTGTCGGCCGGCGCCAAGCAGGTCATCATCTCCGCCCCCTCGGCGGACCCGGATGTGACGATCGTCCTCGGCGTCAACGACAACGACTTCAAGCCCGCCTCGCACCACATCATTTCCAACGCCTCCTGCACGACCAACTGCCTCGCGCCGGTCGCCAAGGTGTTGCTGGAAAACTTCGGCATCAAGCACGGCGTGATGACCACGATTCACTCGTACACGAACGACCAGCAGCTGCTCGATCTGCCGCATAAGGATTTGCGGCGGGCGCGCGCGGCCGGCATGTCGATGATTCCGACCAGCACCGGCGCCGCCAAGGCGCTGCATCTCGTGCTCCCGCAGTTGAAGGGCAAACTGGACGGCTTGGCTATTCGCGTCCCGACCCCGAACGTGTCGCTCGTCGATCTCACGGTGGAGGCCGAGAAAGATTGCACGATCGCCGAAGTCAATGCGGCCTTCAAGAAGGCGGCGGAGGGCCCGCTGAAGAACATCCTGCATTATTCGGAAGACCCGATTGTCTCGATCGATCAAAAGGGCGATCCCCACTCCGCCACCCTTGATGCCCCGCTCACGAATGTCATCGACAAGCGCATGATCAAGGTCACGGCCTGGTACGACAACGAATGGGGCTATTCCTGCCGCGTCCGTGATTTGATCAAGGCGCTGGCGGTCAAGGCCAAGGGGTAA
- a CDS encoding phosphoglycerate kinase, producing the protein MNLRKQTIDDVALRGKRVIIRADFNVPLDDSLQITDDTRIRSTLPTINRVVDEGAKVILCSHLGRPKGAFDPKYSLAPVAKRLSRLLGKEVLFAPDCIGPAAEKLVAKMNPGDVLLLENLRFHPGEEKNDEAFSKALASLGDVFINDAFGAAHRAHASTVGITKFIKDSAAGALLKKEIEYLEGAVENPVRPFVAILGGAKVSGKIGVIENLGKRVDKVIIGGGMAFTFLKAKGLEIGNSLVENDMLDFARGIEDHALSRGVKFYLPVDCVVAASREPGAETKIVPVQEIPKGWYGLDIGPASVKLFSEALQDAKTILWNGPMGMFEIDAFARGTLSVAHAVANAYALTIVGGGETAMAIHRAGESDSISFISTGGGAALELLEGKQLPGLAALPDRA; encoded by the coding sequence ATGAACCTGCGGAAGCAAACCATCGACGATGTGGCTTTGCGCGGAAAGCGCGTGATCATCCGTGCCGACTTCAATGTTCCCCTCGACGACTCGCTCCAGATTACGGATGACACACGCATCCGTTCGACCCTTCCCACGATCAACCGGGTCGTCGATGAAGGCGCCAAAGTCATCCTCTGTTCGCACCTTGGGCGCCCCAAAGGGGCCTTCGACCCCAAATACAGCCTGGCGCCCGTCGCCAAGCGGCTGAGCCGCCTGCTGGGCAAGGAAGTCCTGTTCGCGCCGGACTGCATCGGCCCCGCCGCCGAGAAGCTGGTCGCCAAGATGAATCCCGGCGACGTGCTGCTCCTGGAAAATCTTCGTTTTCATCCCGGCGAAGAGAAAAACGACGAGGCCTTCTCCAAAGCACTGGCATCCCTGGGCGATGTGTTTATCAACGATGCGTTCGGCGCGGCGCACCGTGCGCACGCCTCGACCGTCGGCATCACGAAATTCATCAAAGACTCGGCCGCCGGCGCACTCCTCAAAAAGGAAATCGAATACCTGGAAGGGGCCGTCGAAAATCCGGTCCGCCCCTTCGTGGCGATCCTCGGAGGCGCCAAAGTCTCCGGCAAAATCGGCGTCATTGAAAACCTCGGGAAACGGGTCGATAAGGTCATCATCGGCGGCGGCATGGCCTTTACCTTCCTCAAGGCCAAGGGGCTGGAAATCGGGAACTCCCTGGTCGAGAACGACATGCTCGATTTTGCGCGCGGCATCGAAGACCACGCGCTCTCACGGGGCGTGAAGTTCTACCTGCCCGTCGATTGCGTGGTGGCGGCCAGCCGGGAGCCCGGCGCGGAAACGAAAATCGTGCCGGTTCAGGAAATTCCCAAAGGCTGGTACGGCCTCGACATCGGCCCGGCCTCGGTCAAACTGTTCAGTGAAGCCCTGCAAGATGCCAAAACCATTCTGTGGAACGGACCGATGGGCATGTTTGAAATCGACGCCTTCGCCCGCGGCACCCTCTCGGTGGCGCATGCCGTCGCCAATGCCTATGCGCTGACGATCGTCGGCGGCGGCGAAACCGCGATGGCCATCCACCGCGCAGGCGAGTCCGACAGCATCTCCTTTATTTCCACCGGCGGCGGCGCCGCCCTGGAGCTGCTGGAAGGCAAACAACTTCCAGGGCTCGCCGCGCTGCCGGACCGGGCCTAA
- the tpiA gene encoding triose-phosphate isomerase, with protein sequence MRTPLIAGNWKMNKTASEAARFARELVQAPLSTAAIDIVIAPPFTALAAVRDALGHAASIALGAQNLHWETQGAFTGEISAPMLKDLGCRYVILGHSERRAQFGEQDDLIRKKLLAALTHGLNPILCVGESLGERESGTTATVIERQLKGCLAGFEPAQLAPLTIAYEPVWAIGTGKAATPEQAVNVHQLIRRALATGWSAAVAAGARILYGGSVTPQNVEGFLAFSDIDGALVGGACLQVDSFATIVRLAQKRIGH encoded by the coding sequence GTGCGCACACCGCTGATCGCCGGCAACTGGAAAATGAACAAGACCGCGTCGGAAGCGGCTCGCTTCGCGCGCGAGCTGGTTCAGGCCCCGTTGTCCACTGCCGCCATCGACATCGTGATCGCCCCGCCCTTTACGGCGCTGGCCGCTGTCAGGGATGCGCTTGGCCACGCCGCGTCGATCGCACTGGGCGCACAAAACCTCCATTGGGAAACCCAGGGGGCCTTCACCGGAGAAATCTCCGCGCCCATGCTCAAAGACCTGGGCTGCCGATACGTCATTCTGGGGCATTCCGAACGGCGCGCCCAATTCGGAGAGCAGGACGATCTGATCCGTAAAAAGCTCCTCGCCGCGCTCACGCACGGGTTGAACCCGATTCTCTGCGTCGGGGAATCACTTGGCGAACGGGAATCCGGCACAACCGCCACCGTCATCGAGCGGCAGCTAAAGGGATGCCTGGCGGGATTCGAGCCGGCCCAGCTGGCGCCGCTGACCATCGCCTATGAACCGGTCTGGGCCATCGGAACGGGAAAAGCCGCCACGCCTGAGCAAGCCGTCAACGTACATCAGCTGATCCGGCGCGCCCTCGCAACAGGCTGGTCGGCCGCCGTGGCCGCTGGAGCACGCATTCTCTACGGCGGCAGCGTGACTCCGCAAAACGTGGAGGGGTTCCTGGCCTTTTCCGACATTGATGGCGCATTGGTCGGTGGAGCTTGCCTCCAGGTCGATTCCTTTGCTACTATCGTCCGACTCGCTCAAAAACGAATAGGACATTAA
- the secG gene encoding preprotein translocase subunit SecG, protein MLYTLVVILHVFVCFLMIGAILLQSGKGAEIGAAFGGSSQTVFGSRGPANFLSKLTVIVAAVFMLTSFSLAILAKQRNFSSTVIDLNSKDTPAAPAAPPAETKPASDAPAAAH, encoded by the coding sequence ATGCTGTATACGCTCGTAGTGATTCTTCATGTATTCGTCTGTTTCCTGATGATCGGCGCGATCCTGCTGCAATCGGGAAAGGGCGCGGAAATCGGCGCGGCCTTTGGCGGATCCAGCCAGACCGTCTTCGGCAGCCGCGGCCCGGCGAACTTCCTGAGCAAACTCACCGTCATCGTCGCCGCCGTGTTCATGCTGACCTCGTTCAGCCTGGCCATCCTGGCGAAGCAACGGAACTTCTCCTCGACCGTCATCGACCTCAATTCGAAAGACACGCCTGCCGCACCGGCGGCTCCGCCGGCGGAGACGAAGCCGGCCAGCGACGCGCCAGCGGCCGCTCACTAG
- a CDS encoding branched-chain amino acid transaminase produces the protein MLEPVEKIWMDGKLVPWADANVHILTHSLHYGLAAFEGIRCYKGQSGSAIFRLQEHVDRLFDSAHIGMMEMPYDRKQIADAIVETVRANRLDACYIRPLVYIGYGAMGVHPGNNPIRIAIAAWRWGAYLGDDALANGMRARVSSFTRHHVNVSMTRGKISGYYVNSILAKREAKVDGYDEAIMLDPEGYVSEGTGENIFIVRRGKLKTTPLTSILEGITRSSVMELARERNIPVVEERFTRDEMYVADEVFVTGTAAELTPVREIDNRRIGTGKPGPVTLALQKAFFAIVRGEDPAHQAWLTRV, from the coding sequence ATGCTGGAGCCAGTCGAGAAGATTTGGATGGATGGCAAGTTGGTGCCCTGGGCGGATGCCAACGTCCATATTTTGACCCATTCGCTGCATTACGGACTCGCCGCGTTTGAAGGGATCCGCTGTTACAAGGGACAGTCCGGTTCCGCGATTTTCCGTCTTCAGGAGCATGTCGACCGGCTGTTCGACTCCGCGCATATCGGGATGATGGAGATGCCGTACGATCGCAAGCAGATCGCGGACGCCATCGTCGAGACGGTGCGGGCCAATCGCCTCGATGCCTGCTACATCCGGCCGCTGGTCTATATCGGCTATGGCGCCATGGGTGTGCATCCGGGGAACAATCCGATCCGGATTGCCATCGCGGCCTGGCGGTGGGGCGCCTATTTGGGTGACGATGCGCTGGCCAACGGGATGCGTGCGCGGGTCTCGTCCTTTACCCGGCATCATGTGAATGTGTCCATGACGCGGGGAAAGATTTCCGGGTACTACGTGAACTCGATCCTGGCCAAGCGGGAAGCCAAAGTGGACGGGTATGATGAAGCGATTATGCTCGACCCGGAGGGGTATGTCTCGGAAGGGACCGGAGAAAATATTTTTATCGTTCGCCGAGGCAAGCTCAAGACGACGCCGCTGACGTCGATTCTAGAGGGGATTACCAGAAGCTCCGTGATGGAGCTGGCGCGTGAACGCAATATCCCGGTGGTGGAAGAGCGGTTTACCCGCGACGAGATGTATGTGGCGGACGAAGTGTTTGTAACCGGCACCGCGGCGGAGCTGACACCGGTGCGGGAAATCGATAACCGGCGCATCGGAACCGGCAAGCCCGGCCCGGTCACGCTGGCCCTCCAAAAGGCCTTTTTCGCCATCGTGCGCGGCGAAGATCCGGCCCATCAAGCCTGGCTGACCCGCGTGTAG
- a CDS encoding PilZ domain-containing protein, whose protein sequence is MPQTTRFIIRAYHRIPVRCLLYYMGGEFLGKGTVVNMSRKGMRVLGDHQVVPGMELVLRLSLPDKDEPVEIQRVVVRWVRGLLFGAKIVTVSPDGEERVGTFLSSRLRSYCASS, encoded by the coding sequence ATGCCTCAGACCACGCGATTCATCATTCGAGCCTACCACCGTATTCCTGTCCGTTGTCTTCTGTATTACATGGGGGGCGAATTTCTGGGCAAAGGGACGGTGGTGAATATGTCCAGAAAGGGGATGCGCGTGCTCGGCGATCATCAAGTGGTGCCGGGGATGGAGCTGGTGCTGCGGCTGTCACTGCCGGACAAGGATGAGCCGGTCGAAATTCAGCGTGTGGTGGTCCGGTGGGTTCGCGGGCTGCTCTTCGGGGCGAAGATCGTGACCGTGAGTCCGGACGGCGAGGAGCGTGTCGGGACGTTTCTGAGCTCCCGCCTGCGGTCCTATTGCGCTTCTTCGTAA
- the rplU gene encoding 50S ribosomal protein L21, producing MYAIIETGGKQYRVETGSLLQVASLEGDVGASVELDQVRLVHGEGGVVIGQPLVPGAKVTAEIVRHGRTRSITVFKKKRRKGYRRTRGHRQGFTSLRVTGIATA from the coding sequence ATGTACGCGATCATTGAGACAGGCGGTAAGCAGTATCGAGTTGAAACAGGCTCTCTGTTGCAAGTTGCCTCATTGGAGGGTGACGTGGGAGCTTCGGTGGAGCTGGATCAAGTCCGGCTCGTCCACGGTGAAGGTGGCGTCGTCATCGGGCAGCCGTTGGTCCCAGGGGCCAAGGTGACCGCTGAAATCGTCCGTCACGGGCGTACCCGATCCATCACCGTATTCAAGAAGAAGCGGCGGAAGGGCTACCGGCGCACCCGCGGGCATCGTCAGGGCTTCACCAGCTTGCGCGTAACCGGCATTGCAACGGCATAA
- the rpmA gene encoding 50S ribosomal protein L27 — MATNKGGGSSRNGRDSNPQYLGVKAYGGQTVTAGSIIVRQRGTKFFPGFNVDLGRDHTLFAKVTGVVKFEGGRDRRKVSVYPAPAQS, encoded by the coding sequence ATGGCAACAAATAAAGGCGGCGGATCATCACGGAACGGGCGGGATAGTAATCCACAATATCTGGGCGTGAAGGCCTATGGCGGACAAACCGTCACAGCCGGCAGCATCATCGTCCGTCAGCGCGGCACGAAGTTTTTCCCGGGATTCAATGTCGATCTCGGCAGAGATCACACGTTGTTCGCCAAGGTGACCGGCGTAGTGAAGTTCGAAGGTGGGCGCGACAGACGAAAAGTCAGCGTGTACCCCGCCCCTGCCCAATCCTAG
- the obgE gene encoding GTPase ObgE → MFVDEVRVVVKAGRGGDGSCSFRREMFVPRGGPDGGDGGNGGDVVFAASHRLTTLLDLRYQKHYEAEDGRHGGASNCTGRCGKSVVVTLPVGTVIYDEDTGDVLADLVADGDQAVIAQGGRGGRGNGNFATPTNRVPTHFEHGKEGEEKHLRLELKLLADVGLVGFPNAGKSTLIAAISSARPKIADYPFTTLVPNLGVVRWGSDRSFVVADIPGLIEGASEGKGLGIQFLRHIERTSVLLHLIDVSEWATEEPVTSFEIMRQELDAYDKTLNKRPFAIVATKVDISGASDRLIQLQAYCKRRKYKCFPVSSATREGLDELIAFVGKKVDSLRNTPCETNS, encoded by the coding sequence ATGTTTGTCGATGAAGTTCGAGTCGTAGTAAAAGCCGGGCGAGGCGGAGACGGATCCTGCAGTTTCCGCCGGGAAATGTTCGTGCCCCGAGGCGGACCGGATGGAGGAGACGGCGGAAACGGCGGCGACGTCGTATTTGCCGCCTCCCATCGGCTGACCACGCTGCTCGATCTGCGCTACCAAAAACATTACGAAGCAGAAGACGGACGGCACGGCGGCGCCTCCAACTGCACTGGACGCTGCGGAAAGTCCGTCGTCGTGACGCTGCCGGTGGGCACCGTCATTTACGACGAGGACACCGGCGACGTCCTGGCCGATCTGGTCGCCGATGGCGATCAAGCCGTCATCGCCCAGGGAGGACGAGGCGGCCGCGGCAACGGGAACTTCGCCACGCCGACCAACCGGGTTCCGACGCATTTCGAGCACGGCAAGGAGGGCGAAGAAAAACACCTGCGCCTCGAGCTCAAGCTCCTGGCCGACGTGGGGCTCGTCGGCTTTCCGAACGCAGGCAAATCCACGCTCATCGCCGCGATCTCGTCGGCGCGGCCCAAAATCGCCGACTATCCATTCACCACCTTGGTGCCGAATCTTGGCGTCGTCCGCTGGGGATCGGACCGCAGCTTCGTGGTTGCCGATATTCCCGGGTTGATCGAAGGCGCATCGGAAGGCAAGGGATTGGGGATTCAATTCCTCCGCCATATCGAACGCACCTCCGTCTTGCTCCATCTGATCGACGTCTCGGAATGGGCGACAGAAGAGCCGGTAACCAGTTTTGAAATTATGCGGCAGGAACTGGATGCCTACGATAAGACCTTGAACAAGCGCCCCTTCGCGATCGTCGCCACCAAAGTCGATATCAGCGGCGCATCCGATCGCCTGATCCAGCTCCAGGCCTATTGCAAGCGCCGCAAATACAAATGCTTCCCGGTATCGTCCGCCACCAGAGAAGGACTCGACGAGCTGATCGCGTTCGTCGGAAAGAAAGTGGACAGCCTCAGGAACACGCCGTGCGAGACGAACTCCTAA
- the proB gene encoding glutamate 5-kinase yields MRDELLKSAKRIVVKIGSSLIASRASGLRPEQIERLADEIAALRADGREVLVVSSGAIVSGIKKLQLKEYPKNLPVKQAAAAVGQSRLMWAYEKAFDRLNIQVAQILLTHQDLADRRRFLNARYTLTALIGFGVLPIINENDTVAVDEIRVGDNDTLAAQVAHLVDADLLVILSDVDGMFTEDPRKNPAATLIPLIPEITEEIERKAGMSSTFEGTGGMATKVRAAKKVGEYGVATLIVNGQQPGLLPHVLAGGSGGSLFVAKERRLTSRKHWIAFTLRARGQIRVDQGAVEALTQRGKSLLASGIVEITGPFETGDPVSCLDQDGKEFAKGLVNFSSELLDRMKGLKTPDIQQQIGPQEYEEVIHRDNLVIL; encoded by the coding sequence GTGCGAGACGAACTCCTAAAAAGCGCCAAACGCATCGTCGTCAAAATCGGGAGCAGCCTGATCGCCTCCCGCGCCAGCGGACTCCGCCCCGAACAGATCGAACGTCTGGCCGACGAAATCGCCGCGCTCCGGGCGGATGGGCGGGAAGTGCTCGTCGTCTCATCCGGCGCCATCGTGTCCGGCATCAAAAAACTCCAGCTGAAGGAGTACCCGAAGAACCTGCCGGTGAAACAAGCCGCCGCCGCGGTGGGACAAAGCCGGCTCATGTGGGCCTATGAAAAAGCCTTCGACCGGCTCAATATCCAAGTCGCCCAAATCTTACTGACCCACCAAGACCTGGCTGACCGCCGCCGGTTTCTGAACGCCCGCTATACCCTCACAGCCCTCATTGGATTCGGCGTGCTCCCGATCATCAATGAAAACGATACGGTCGCGGTCGATGAAATTCGCGTCGGCGACAATGACACCCTTGCCGCACAGGTCGCGCATCTCGTGGATGCCGATCTGCTCGTCATCTTATCCGACGTGGACGGCATGTTTACCGAGGACCCCCGCAAGAATCCGGCCGCCACGCTGATTCCGCTCATCCCCGAAATCACCGAAGAAATCGAACGCAAAGCCGGCATGTCCAGCACGTTCGAAGGGACGGGCGGCATGGCGACCAAGGTCCGCGCCGCCAAAAAGGTCGGCGAATACGGCGTGGCAACACTCATCGTGAACGGGCAACAACCGGGCCTGCTCCCTCACGTACTGGCTGGCGGATCTGGCGGCAGCTTGTTTGTGGCGAAAGAGCGGCGGCTCACGAGCCGCAAGCACTGGATTGCCTTCACCTTGCGGGCGCGGGGACAGATCCGGGTCGATCAGGGAGCCGTCGAGGCGCTCACACAACGGGGCAAGAGCCTGCTGGCCTCGGGCATCGTCGAGATCACTGGCCCCTTCGAAACCGGCGATCCGGTCAGCTGCCTCGATCAGGACGGAAAGGAATTTGCCAAGGGTCTCGTGAATTTCTCTTCAGAGTTGCTCGACCGCATGAAGGGACTCAAAACACCCGATATCCAGCAACAGATCGGCCCACAGGAATATGAAGAAGTCATTCACCGGGATAATCTGGTCATCCTCTAG
- the nadD gene encoding nicotinate-nucleotide adenylyltransferase translates to MTAPDSPSSCPPRLGLFGGSFNPIHNGHLAIARQTHTLLALDRILFIPTGDPPHKQSGALAPARHRYEMVRLAITGNPAFALSDIEIARQGKSYSIDTIRALQPQQRPETALFFIIGLDAFIDLPTWREPEALLDACSFIVISRPGQTYRALASLPLLPKIDADQLAALDSGLIHRLDLPLPSGRTLICLPLAPCTISASDIRQRVQRGATLANLLPPPVESYILQHQLYQEDYNRTHI, encoded by the coding sequence ATGACGGCCCCCGATTCCCCCTCTTCATGTCCACCCCGACTCGGCCTCTTCGGCGGCAGTTTCAATCCAATTCACAACGGCCACCTCGCAATCGCGCGACAAACCCATACGCTCCTGGCGCTAGACCGCATCCTATTCATTCCAACCGGCGATCCGCCCCATAAACAATCCGGCGCGCTGGCACCGGCCCGGCATCGCTATGAAATGGTGCGCCTGGCAATCACCGGCAATCCCGCATTTGCGCTCTCCGATATTGAGATTGCACGGCAAGGAAAATCTTACTCCATCGATACCATTCGTGCACTCCAGCCGCAACAACGGCCTGAGACCGCGCTGTTCTTTATCATCGGCCTTGATGCCTTTATCGATCTACCGACCTGGCGGGAGCCCGAAGCCCTCCTCGACGCCTGCTCCTTCATCGTCATCTCACGGCCTGGGCAAACCTACCGCGCACTGGCTTCGTTGCCGCTGCTCCCCAAGATCGACGCAGATCAACTGGCCGCACTGGATTCCGGCTTGATCCATCGACTCGATCTCCCCCTGCCGTCGGGACGCACCCTCATTTGCCTGCCGCTCGCACCCTGTACGATCTCAGCCTCCGATATCCGGCAGCGCGTACAACGCGGCGCGACGCTAGCAAATTTGTTGCCGCCCCCTGTTGAATCTTATATACTCCAGCATCAGCTGTACCAGGAGGACTACAATCGCACGCACATCTAA
- the rsfS gene encoding ribosome silencing factor: MLDKKALDVQILHVAPLTSVADYLVIGSAESDRQTRAIADHIDGIMSSKGDRPLSIEGLSSGQWVLMDFGDVVAHIFRQDTREQYALERLWSDAKLVPIEDEAPVPAPIAAPKKRAAVRKPRAKKSA, encoded by the coding sequence ATGCTCGATAAAAAGGCCCTCGATGTCCAGATCCTCCATGTCGCCCCCCTCACGTCGGTGGCCGATTATCTCGTGATCGGGTCGGCGGAATCCGACCGGCAAACGCGCGCCATTGCGGACCATATCGACGGGATCATGTCCAGCAAAGGCGACCGGCCGCTGAGCATCGAAGGCCTGTCGTCCGGACAATGGGTGCTGATGGATTTTGGAGACGTCGTCGCGCATATTTTCCGGCAAGACACGCGCGAACAATATGCGCTGGAACGGCTCTGGAGCGACGCCAAACTGGTGCCCATCGAAGACGAAGCCCCGGTGCCGGCTCCAATCGCGGCGCCCAAGAAACGCGCCGCCGTGCGGAAACCGCGCGCGAAAAAGTCGGCCTAA
- a CDS encoding tetratricopeptide repeat protein yields MLRLLLTIFLVSAGVFIYSYFRELNPGTVLVRTSSSVEFELSPVTLALISMAIGAVIVAFIVGLQQTAHAILTWQSTRLVRRKEKVDALHREGTHAFMSKRTVEAISLFEKALAMDPNRVDSLLWLGNIYRSEHNFAEAIRLHQHAHRIDDRNIEVLLELGKDLEKAKRYEDALLTLQKILKIEPDNLTALIRKRDLHIKLEKWSDALEIQHRLLKANLPEPDKQAEAELLVGCMYEVGRQLLERGHPDKARRYFRGAIKKDRSFLPAYIGMGEILIHEGKTKDAVEILKKVYARTKSVIILHRLEEFFLEQGEPSEIIRVYQEALQQDPQNPVLQFYLGKLYYRLEMVDEAFDVLSTIEGPQDHLLDYHKIMANLYLRKQHFEQAIVELKKALNFKKRVIVPYICTQCQQESLEWSGRCRRCARWNTLTALPWLEASQPSAVPAEGAPTAPTVPYQGIASPFETV; encoded by the coding sequence ATGCTCAGACTGCTGCTCACCATCTTCCTCGTCAGCGCCGGCGTCTTTATCTACAGCTATTTCCGCGAACTCAACCCCGGCACGGTGCTGGTCCGCACGAGTTCGTCCGTCGAGTTTGAACTCAGCCCCGTCACCCTCGCCCTGATTTCCATGGCCATCGGCGCCGTGATCGTGGCCTTTATCGTCGGCCTGCAGCAAACCGCGCACGCCATCCTCACCTGGCAAAGCACCCGCCTGGTGCGCCGGAAAGAGAAAGTGGACGCGCTGCACCGGGAAGGCACCCATGCCTTCATGTCCAAGCGGACCGTCGAAGCCATCAGCCTGTTTGAAAAAGCCCTGGCGATGGACCCCAATCGCGTGGACTCGCTGCTCTGGCTCGGCAATATCTATCGTTCCGAACACAACTTCGCCGAAGCCATTCGGCTGCACCAGCATGCCCATCGCATTGACGACCGCAACATCGAAGTCCTGCTGGAACTCGGCAAAGATCTCGAAAAAGCCAAACGCTACGAGGACGCGCTCCTGACCCTTCAGAAGATTTTGAAGATCGAGCCGGATAACCTGACCGCGCTCATTCGGAAACGCGACTTGCACATCAAGCTGGAAAAGTGGAGCGATGCGCTGGAGATCCAGCACCGCCTTTTGAAGGCCAACCTCCCGGAGCCGGACAAACAAGCCGAAGCCGAACTGCTCGTCGGGTGCATGTATGAAGTCGGCCGCCAGCTGCTCGAACGGGGCCATCCCGACAAAGCCCGCCGGTACTTCCGCGGCGCCATCAAGAAAGACCGCAGCTTCCTGCCCGCCTATATCGGCATGGGGGAAATCCTCATCCATGAAGGGAAAACCAAGGACGCCGTCGAAATCCTCAAGAAAGTCTACGCGCGCACCAAAAGCGTGATTATTCTCCATCGCCTGGAAGAATTCTTTCTCGAACAAGGCGAGCCGAGCGAGATCATTCGCGTCTATCAAGAAGCGCTGCAGCAGGACCCGCAAAACCCTGTCCTGCAATTTTATCTGGGCAAGCTCTACTACCGGCTCGAAATGGTGGACGAGGCCTTCGACGTCCTCTCGACCATCGAAGGGCCGCAGGATCATCTGCTCGACTATCACAAAATCATGGCCAATCTGTACCTGCGCAAACAGCACTTCGAGCAGGCCATTGTGGAACTCAAAAAAGCCCTCAACTTCAAGAAGCGCGTGATCGTTCCCTATATCTGCACCCAGTGCCAGCAGGAATCGCTGGAATGGTCCGGCCGCTGCCGCCGGTGCGCCCGCTGGAACACCCTCACCGCACTCCCCTGGCTCGAAGCCAGCCAACCGTCCGCAGTGCCGGCTGAAGGCGCGCCTACGGCCCCCACCGTCCCCTATCAGGGCATTGCTTCTCCGTTTGAAACCGTGTAG